A genomic segment from Leptolyngbya boryana PCC 6306 encodes:
- the hisD gene encoding histidinol dehydrogenase has protein sequence MLRIITQWSEATSELRRICDRTHDDQVVHKEATVREVLQAVKRQGDRALLAYTLEFDQQELAPEELKVSPLELEAAYSQVSGELIDAIRLARKQIEAFHRQRVPKSWVHFGDDDVVLGKRYTPVDRAGLYVPGGKASYPSTVLMNAVPAIVAQVPKIVMVTPPGKDKAINPAVLVAAQEAGVTDIYRVGGAQAVGALAYGTETIPKVDVITGPGNIYVTLAKKLVYGTVGIDSLAGPSEVLIIADHTANPTHVAADMLAQAEHDAMAASILITTDAILARKVVDEVEQQLVDHPRRTLTEKAIAHYGLIIVVETLEAAAELSNEFAPEHLELEVADPWELMQNIRHAGAIFLGDSTPEAVGDYLAGPNHTLPTSGSARYASPLGVETFLKHSSVIQYSPIALQKVASAVDILATAEGLHSHANSIRVRKDSLLNPEP, from the coding sequence ATGCTGCGAATCATTACTCAGTGGTCTGAGGCAACATCTGAACTGCGACGCATTTGCGATCGCACTCATGACGATCAAGTTGTACATAAAGAAGCGACAGTCCGGGAGGTACTGCAAGCTGTCAAACGTCAAGGTGATCGTGCGCTTTTGGCATATACCTTAGAGTTTGACCAACAAGAATTGGCTCCTGAAGAATTAAAAGTTAGCCCCCTAGAACTTGAAGCTGCTTATAGCCAAGTCTCTGGTGAGCTGATTGATGCAATTCGCCTTGCCCGCAAACAAATCGAAGCCTTTCACCGTCAGCGTGTGCCGAAAAGCTGGGTGCATTTTGGCGACGATGATGTTGTTCTGGGGAAACGCTACACTCCGGTCGATCGCGCCGGGTTGTATGTTCCAGGCGGAAAAGCGTCGTATCCAAGTACGGTTTTGATGAATGCGGTTCCCGCGATCGTGGCGCAAGTGCCCAAGATCGTCATGGTGACTCCACCTGGAAAAGATAAAGCCATCAATCCAGCCGTTCTGGTTGCGGCTCAAGAAGCAGGAGTGACAGATATCTATCGGGTAGGTGGAGCGCAAGCCGTTGGTGCTTTGGCGTATGGGACGGAGACGATTCCGAAAGTCGATGTGATCACAGGTCCCGGCAATATCTATGTGACCTTGGCAAAAAAATTAGTTTACGGAACCGTTGGCATCGATTCTCTAGCAGGTCCGTCTGAAGTGTTGATCATTGCTGATCACACCGCAAACCCGACTCATGTGGCAGCGGATATGCTGGCGCAGGCGGAACATGATGCAATGGCAGCGTCGATTCTAATTACAACCGATGCGATTTTGGCGCGGAAGGTTGTGGATGAAGTTGAGCAGCAGTTAGTCGATCATCCGCGTCGAACCTTGACCGAAAAAGCGATCGCGCATTACGGCTTGATTATTGTTGTAGAAACCTTAGAAGCGGCAGCCGAGCTTTCTAACGAGTTCGCGCCAGAACACTTAGAACTCGAAGTTGCTGATCCTTGGGAGTTGATGCAAAATATCCGTCATGCTGGAGCGATTTTCTTAGGAGATTCGACTCCTGAGGCAGTCGGAGATTATTTGGCAGGACCTAATCACACATTGCCAACGTCTGGATCGGCTCGATATGCTTCGCCTCTGGGTGTGGAAACGTTTTTGAAACACTCAAGTGTGATTCAGTATTCGCCGATCGCGCTGCAAAAGGTTGCGAGTGCAGTCGATATCTTAGCGACGGCTGAGGGCTTACACTCTCATGCAAACTCGATCCGAGTTCGCAAAGATTCGCTGCTCAATCCTGAACCGTAG
- a CDS encoding universal stress protein, with protein MLNTVLVAIDVAESSARQVLNTVEELKLEPRSKVVLSHVVPTNQSEVDIVVDRPSADLESFPYAEIEKQLQTYQHSLACKSEVEIVTGDPAEEILRLAKIHHADLIVLGSRGLTGMKRILLGSVSSQIVEDAPCSVLVVKPK; from the coding sequence ATGCTAAATACGGTATTAGTCGCGATCGATGTCGCAGAGTCTTCTGCGAGACAGGTGCTCAATACAGTTGAGGAGTTGAAACTCGAACCGCGCTCAAAAGTTGTGTTGTCGCATGTCGTGCCAACGAATCAATCTGAAGTGGATATCGTCGTCGATCGACCGAGCGCTGATTTAGAAAGCTTTCCCTACGCTGAAATTGAAAAGCAGTTACAAACCTATCAACACTCGCTGGCTTGTAAGAGCGAAGTTGAAATTGTCACGGGTGATCCTGCCGAAGAAATTTTGAGGCTCGCAAAGATCCATCACGCGGATCTGATTGTGCTGGGAAGTCGAGGTTTGACTGGGATGAAGCGAATTTTGCTTGGCTCTGTTAGCAGTCAGATTGTAGAAGATGCACCGTGTTCTGTCTTAGTGGTGAAACCAAAATAG
- the fabG gene encoding 3-oxoacyl-[acyl-carrier-protein] reductase encodes MELQGKVAIVTGASRGIGRATALALAEEGATVVVNYASSSGAADAVVAEIVGNGGSAIALQADVSKADQVDALINSTLEKYGRIDVLVNNAGITRDTLLLRMKPEEWQAVIDLNLTGVFLCTRAVSKIMLKQRSGRIVNITSVAGLMGNPGQANYSAAKAGVIGFTKTVAKELASRGITVNAVAPGFIETDMTHDLKADEILKFIPLNRYGKPEEVAGLIRFLAASPAAAYITGQVMNVDGGMVMA; translated from the coding sequence ATGGAACTGCAAGGAAAAGTCGCGATCGTCACGGGCGCATCACGAGGAATCGGACGGGCGACCGCATTGGCATTGGCAGAAGAAGGCGCAACAGTCGTTGTGAATTACGCGAGTTCTAGTGGTGCAGCAGATGCAGTGGTAGCAGAAATTGTTGGAAACGGCGGAAGTGCGATCGCGCTGCAAGCCGACGTGTCGAAAGCAGATCAAGTCGATGCCTTAATCAATTCCACCCTGGAAAAATACGGCAGAATTGATGTCTTAGTGAATAATGCAGGCATTACACGCGACACGTTGCTGCTAAGAATGAAGCCTGAAGAGTGGCAAGCCGTCATCGATTTGAATTTGACGGGCGTATTTCTCTGCACGAGAGCCGTGAGCAAAATTATGCTGAAGCAGCGGAGCGGCAGAATTGTAAATATTACTTCTGTGGCTGGACTAATGGGCAACCCGGGTCAAGCGAATTACAGTGCAGCAAAAGCGGGTGTTATTGGATTTACAAAAACCGTTGCGAAAGAGTTAGCAAGTCGCGGAATTACCGTCAATGCGGTTGCACCGGGATTCATTGAGACCGATATGACCCATGATCTGAAAGCGGATGAAATTCTCAAATTCATCCCGCTCAATCGCTATGGCAAACCCGAAGAAGTGGCAGGACTGATTCGCTTTTTGGCAGCGTCTCCCGCGGCTGCCTATATCACCGGACAAGTCATGAATGTCGATGGTGGAATGGTGATGGCTTAG
- a CDS encoding chromosome segregation ATPase, with protein MTRERGIPNRRNRKSSPSHRSVAASSRSTQAVQELPSPKESPTKLAAVLDRLNQARTWLFSDWRAMIALSLAITGGTTALSLAFLFKLPAVPNCPSIFWPLASASLRLHCAQLAANKRTPNDLLEAIELVKNLPSDHPLYAEATRLIEAWAQEILDLSEESFQAGKLDAAIKTARRVPRVGTAHTQVEERIKKWQSIWSSAETLYRKAEEALRQQNWRLAMTEAGRLLSIDNTFWQTTKYQEISGIIAATRDDISKITKAKSLIESGGIQNFQEAIKLLASINNKSYVYQGAQETLVDAGKKMLALADAALDRRDTTAALDIIRQIPEAANLKQEIEDYETLASAINRIGNGLPEDYDAATAQAQKIGADRPTFGKAQRLIARWQAEKGDMAQLNRAQQLAQSNRPEDLQAAIDAASQVSSSNPKSREARQLIQRITSEMQDQEDRPLIQQAEQIASRGDAGSLQQAIDLLGRISSRRSLGAEAADKRGQYAQQLQAIRDREQELAQPVSSPVPDSATPLQGGDAVLTLQKARAAANGGTVDSVTEGIQIADTVPIASPLRPEAQTLMNDLSQQLLQTAMSQASVDPAGAIAIAQRIPLGTNAYDQAQSLIPLWQRSLRR; from the coding sequence ATGACCAGAGAACGCGGCATTCCTAATCGTCGGAACCGTAAGTCATCGCCGTCTCACCGAAGCGTGGCAGCTTCTTCGCGATCGACCCAAGCGGTTCAAGAACTCCCTTCCCCGAAAGAGTCTCCGACTAAGTTGGCTGCTGTGCTCGATCGCCTCAATCAAGCGCGAACCTGGCTATTTAGTGATTGGCGGGCAATGATCGCATTGTCACTCGCAATCACAGGGGGCACAACTGCGCTCTCGCTCGCATTTTTGTTCAAGCTTCCTGCCGTTCCCAATTGTCCTTCAATTTTCTGGCCGCTCGCTTCAGCTTCTCTAAGACTCCATTGTGCTCAGCTCGCAGCAAATAAGCGGACTCCAAATGATTTATTAGAAGCGATCGAGCTTGTCAAAAATCTTCCCTCTGATCATCCGCTTTATGCAGAAGCGACTCGGTTGATTGAAGCTTGGGCCCAAGAGATTTTGGACTTGAGTGAAGAGTCATTCCAAGCTGGAAAACTCGATGCTGCCATTAAAACAGCAAGAAGGGTTCCAAGAGTTGGGACTGCCCATACTCAAGTCGAAGAGCGAATTAAAAAATGGCAGAGTATTTGGTCATCTGCTGAAACGCTTTACCGCAAAGCTGAAGAAGCGCTACGGCAGCAAAATTGGCGGTTAGCAATGACAGAAGCAGGACGGTTATTGTCGATCGACAATACCTTCTGGCAAACTACAAAATACCAAGAGATTAGCGGCATCATCGCTGCAACTCGCGACGACATCAGCAAGATTACGAAAGCAAAAAGTTTGATCGAGTCCGGCGGGATACAGAATTTTCAAGAAGCAATCAAACTGCTGGCTAGCATCAACAATAAGAGCTATGTCTACCAAGGTGCGCAGGAAACCCTGGTCGATGCTGGGAAGAAGATGTTGGCGTTAGCTGATGCAGCACTCGATCGTAGAGACACAACGGCTGCATTAGACATTATTCGGCAAATTCCAGAAGCTGCAAATTTGAAGCAAGAGATCGAAGACTACGAAACATTAGCAAGTGCGATCAATCGAATCGGCAATGGTTTGCCCGAAGACTATGATGCCGCGACCGCCCAAGCGCAGAAAATTGGTGCAGATCGTCCGACTTTTGGAAAAGCGCAGCGGTTAATTGCGCGTTGGCAAGCAGAAAAAGGAGATATGGCGCAATTGAATCGAGCACAGCAGCTTGCGCAATCCAACCGACCTGAAGATTTGCAAGCGGCGATTGATGCTGCATCTCAGGTTTCTAGTTCTAATCCGAAGTCTCGGGAAGCTCGCCAGTTGATCCAGCGAATTACCAGCGAGATGCAAGATCAAGAGGATCGTCCCCTCATTCAGCAAGCAGAGCAAATTGCGAGTCGAGGCGATGCAGGATCGTTGCAACAAGCGATCGATTTGCTGGGTCGCATTTCTTCCCGGCGATCGCTCGGTGCAGAAGCAGCCGATAAACGCGGTCAGTATGCTCAGCAACTTCAAGCCATTCGCGATCGCGAACAGGAGTTGGCTCAACCTGTGTCTAGTCCTGTCCCTGATTCAGCAACTCCGCTACAGGGTGGGGATGCTGTACTCACGTTGCAGAAAGCAAGAGCGGCGGCGAATGGTGGTACGGTTGATTCGGTCACAGAAGGAATTCAGATTGCAGATACTGTACCCATAGCTAGCCCACTCCGCCCAGAAGCTCAGACGTTGATGAATGATCTGAGTCAGCAATTGCTGCAAACGGCAATGTCACAAGCGAGTGTAGATCCGGCGGGCGCGATCGCGATCGCTCAAAGAATTCCACTCGGCACGAATGCTTACGACCAGGCACAGTCGTTGATTCCTTTATGGCAACGCAGCTTAAGAAGATAG
- a CDS encoding inositol monophosphatase family protein: MSEFWNTVLSFAQQITTEVGAQLLKDFGQAQAAEKADGSLVTQSDQWADERIRSAIAQAFPDHGVLSEEVEHIFPDREWCWIIDPVDGTTNFARGLPLWGISIGLLYQGTPVFGLVHLPPLGQSFYGYWQGESGLEMPSGAFLNGKPIRSSQEALTKNHFFNLCARSTSVLQQPFPAKIRMLGVATYNLLTVAAGSTMGGVEATPKIWDIAAVWAIVQASGAVWYPLELTPIFPLEVGKDYGARSYPTLVVSRKELIEVFEPLVRAIGKFK; the protein is encoded by the coding sequence ATGTCTGAATTTTGGAATACGGTTCTCTCTTTTGCTCAGCAAATCACCACAGAAGTTGGTGCACAATTGCTCAAGGATTTTGGACAAGCTCAGGCAGCCGAAAAAGCCGATGGCAGTTTGGTGACACAATCGGATCAATGGGCGGATGAACGGATTCGGAGCGCGATCGCTCAAGCTTTTCCTGATCACGGGGTTTTGAGCGAAGAAGTCGAGCATATTTTTCCCGATCGAGAATGGTGCTGGATTATTGATCCAGTCGATGGCACAACGAATTTTGCACGAGGATTGCCGCTATGGGGAATCTCGATCGGATTGCTTTATCAGGGCACTCCGGTTTTTGGATTGGTACATTTGCCCCCATTGGGGCAGTCTTTTTATGGATATTGGCAGGGTGAATCAGGGCTAGAGATGCCGTCGGGGGCTTTTCTCAATGGCAAACCGATTCGATCGAGCCAAGAAGCTTTAACGAAGAATCATTTTTTTAATCTCTGTGCAAGAAGTACTTCGGTTTTGCAGCAGCCGTTTCCTGCGAAAATTCGGATGTTGGGAGTAGCGACTTACAATTTGCTGACCGTTGCGGCGGGGTCAACAATGGGCGGAGTTGAGGCGACTCCAAAAATTTGGGATATTGCGGCGGTTTGGGCGATCGTGCAAGCATCAGGAGCCGTTTGGTATCCGCTAGAGTTAACCCCGATTTTTCCGTTAGAGGTTGGGAAAGATTATGGAGCACGATCATATCCCACGTTAGTCGTGAGTCGCAAAGAGTTGATCGAGGTTTTTGAGCCGTTGGTTCGGGCGATCGGTAAATTTAAATAG
- a CDS encoding SAM hydrolase/SAM-dependent halogenase family protein: MIVTLMTDFGLSDAYVGVMKGTIAQINPRLQTIDLTHQIPPQDITSARFQLMTAYPYFPDGTVHVVVVDPSVGSSRRAIAVQLKAGFVVAPDNGLVSGILEHAVAAVELTNRKYWRSQTPSATFHGRDIFSPVGAHLASGVPLKELGDEIDLNSIIKLPIPDAIATENGIQGVIQAIDHFGNLITNIPGERFFNCSWSVQIHQSIYAGHTTYADAKVGEIIGLIGSHGWVEIAMNHGNAQSYLKLGIGTSIVTVIQSN, from the coding sequence ATGATTGTTACCCTGATGACAGACTTTGGATTAAGTGATGCTTATGTCGGAGTGATGAAAGGTACGATCGCTCAAATTAATCCAAGGCTGCAAACTATCGACCTTACGCATCAAATTCCTCCGCAAGATATTACTTCTGCCCGTTTTCAACTTATGACTGCCTATCCGTATTTTCCGGACGGAACAGTTCATGTTGTCGTGGTTGATCCAAGCGTAGGCAGTTCGCGCAGAGCGATCGCAGTGCAGCTGAAAGCTGGATTTGTGGTTGCGCCAGATAATGGTTTGGTGAGCGGCATCTTAGAACATGCAGTGGCAGCGGTCGAGTTAACGAATCGAAAATATTGGCGATCTCAAACTCCCAGCGCAACATTCCACGGGCGCGATATCTTTTCCCCGGTTGGAGCACACCTTGCAAGTGGCGTTCCCTTGAAAGAGTTAGGGGATGAAATTGATTTGAATTCGATCATCAAATTGCCAATTCCTGATGCGATCGCAACCGAGAATGGCATTCAAGGAGTAATTCAGGCGATCGATCATTTCGGCAATTTGATCACCAATATTCCGGGGGAAAGGTTTTTCAATTGCTCTTGGTCAGTTCAGATTCATCAATCGATTTATGCAGGTCATACAACCTATGCTGATGCGAAAGTTGGCGAGATCATCGGACTGATTGGAAGTCACGGTTGGGTTGAAATTGCGATGAATCATGGCAATGCTCAGAGCTATTTGAAATTGGGGATTGGAACGTCGATCGTGACTGTTATTCAGTCAAATTAG
- the pirA gene encoding arginine synthesis PII-interacting regulator PirA yields the protein MNRNRLHAAEVTRVHRENLQRNLQRRMEAARARGDQALLRMLEAEASYLR from the coding sequence ATGAATAGAAATCGTCTTCACGCAGCCGAAGTTACCCGCGTTCACCGCGAAAACTTACAACGAAATCTACAACGCCGCATGGAAGCAGCAAGAGCACGTGGCGATCAAGCTCTGCTGCGGATGTTGGAAGCAGAAGCAAGTTATCTGAGATAA
- the moaC gene encoding cyclic pyranopterin monophosphate synthase MoaC encodes MTKNSENSSTLSHLDAQGQAQMVDVSAKSATIRQATAIARVRMKPETLLAIESGNSPKGDVLSTARIAGIMAAKQTSNLIPLCHPLPIQKVEVNIIAVPELPGFEIQATVKIKAETGVEMEALTAASIAALTLYDMAKALEKSITIEQICLLSKTGGKSGDYQQSPNP; translated from the coding sequence ATGACAAAAAATTCTGAAAATTCCTCAACACTTTCTCATCTTGATGCTCAAGGACAAGCGCAGATGGTTGATGTATCAGCTAAATCTGCAACGATAAGACAAGCAACAGCGATCGCGCGGGTGCGGATGAAGCCCGAAACTTTACTGGCGATCGAGTCGGGTAATAGTCCGAAAGGGGATGTTCTAAGCACAGCCCGAATCGCCGGAATCATGGCAGCGAAGCAAACATCCAATTTAATTCCACTGTGTCACCCACTCCCGATTCAAAAAGTCGAAGTCAATATTATTGCCGTGCCCGAACTTCCCGGATTTGAGATTCAAGCCACTGTGAAAATCAAAGCAGAGACGGGCGTTGAAATGGAGGCTTTGACAGCAGCCTCTATTGCGGCTTTGACGCTCTATGACATGGCGAAAGCGCTCGAGAAATCCATTACGATCGAACAAATTTGCTTGCTGAGCAAAACGGGAGGAAAATCGGGAGATTATCAGCAATCACCAAACCCGTAA
- a CDS encoding tetratricopeptide repeat protein — protein sequence MTRIRRSILPLTVLLWAGLMPSLAFAQSQDTELDKLLEQGRELVDQKKWTEAIDAFQRASSIDNRNARIFSGMGYIYAQQGKFQEAADAYQQAITLEPANADFVYALGFSLANLGNDSAAATAYRRATELDARNVNAFLGLGTVLARQGNLSQALAAYQQAIRLNSRNVDAQESMGLIQIQQGQIDQGIATLQRAAQLDPRRTSTQIGIGIALLSKGDSTAALTAFNRAVRLDPNNSKLHLQIGKILREVGNNAAALAAFQRSVNLDPNSVEAQFALAETALEQKETMRSIMVFREVIKLDPNNASAYFQLGTALKARDFPRDAIEAFERAKTLFEEQGKAEDAKRAEDAIEQTRRS from the coding sequence ATGACTCGAATTCGTCGATCAATATTGCCACTGACTGTCTTGCTTTGGGCAGGATTGATGCCTTCGTTGGCGTTTGCCCAGTCTCAAGATACTGAACTCGATAAGCTCCTCGAACAAGGGCGAGAGTTAGTCGATCAAAAGAAGTGGACTGAGGCGATCGATGCCTTTCAGCGAGCTTCGTCGATCGATAATCGTAATGCTCGAATCTTTTCTGGCATGGGTTACATTTACGCTCAGCAAGGAAAGTTTCAGGAAGCCGCAGATGCTTATCAACAGGCAATTACGCTAGAACCTGCAAATGCAGATTTTGTTTATGCATTGGGATTTAGCCTGGCGAATTTGGGCAATGATAGTGCGGCGGCAACTGCTTATCGTCGGGCGACAGAATTAGACGCTCGCAATGTCAACGCGTTTTTGGGTTTGGGAACGGTACTCGCACGTCAGGGGAATTTGTCGCAAGCTTTGGCAGCCTATCAGCAGGCTATAAGGCTCAATAGTCGAAATGTAGATGCACAAGAATCAATGGGGCTAATCCAGATTCAACAAGGGCAGATTGATCAAGGAATCGCTACACTTCAAAGGGCAGCTCAGCTTGATCCAAGACGAACCAGTACTCAAATTGGTATAGGGATTGCTTTGTTAAGTAAGGGAGATTCGACGGCTGCTTTGACTGCATTCAATCGGGCGGTCAGATTAGATCCGAATAATTCAAAGCTGCATCTTCAAATCGGCAAGATTCTTCGGGAAGTCGGGAATAATGCAGCAGCTTTAGCCGCGTTTCAGCGATCGGTCAATTTGGATCCAAATTCTGTTGAAGCACAATTTGCTCTAGCAGAAACAGCTTTAGAACAGAAAGAAACGATGCGGTCGATTATGGTATTTCGAGAAGTCATCAAGCTAGATCCAAATAATGCCAGTGCCTATTTCCAGTTAGGCACTGCGTTGAAGGCGCGTGATTTTCCAAGAGACGCGATCGAGGCATTTGAACGCGCTAAAACACTGTTTGAAGAGCAGGGCAAAGCAGAAGATGCGAAACGTGCAGAAGATGCAATCGAGCAAACAAGACGATCTTAA
- a CDS encoding outer membrane beta-barrel protein codes for MKLSLKSVATLSALSALVLSPLFVAGAASAQPVRFDGSYVGAGVAAGITNGGRDNDAATFGGNIQGRFAVPNAPVSVRGSVLFNGNNSVIIPSLTYDLPVAKNTNVYAGAGYGFVQKDGQASQMGNKDAAVLSVGVESEVTRGVVVYSDAKYGINAYQGSGAGSLSLQGGVGIRF; via the coding sequence ATGAAACTCTCTCTTAAGTCGGTTGCAACTCTCTCTGCCCTTTCCGCACTCGTTCTCTCGCCTTTGTTTGTTGCTGGTGCTGCTTCTGCTCAGCCTGTTCGCTTCGATGGTAGCTACGTTGGTGCAGGGGTTGCAGCAGGTATTACCAATGGTGGACGTGATAATGATGCAGCCACATTCGGAGGTAATATTCAAGGACGATTTGCAGTTCCGAATGCTCCTGTTTCTGTTCGCGGCTCTGTCTTGTTTAATGGCAACAACAGTGTGATCATTCCTTCCTTAACTTACGACCTTCCTGTTGCTAAGAACACAAACGTTTATGCTGGCGCAGGCTACGGTTTCGTTCAGAAAGATGGTCAAGCTTCTCAAATGGGGAACAAAGATGCAGCCGTTCTTTCTGTAGGTGTTGAATCGGAAGTTACGAGAGGCGTAGTTGTCTACAGTGATGCAAAATATGGCATCAATGCTTATCAAGGAAGTGGCGCTGGTTCATTGAGCTTACAGGGTGGCGTTGGGATTAGATTCTAA
- a CDS encoding GGDEF domain-containing response regulator, protein MPEMMPSFHNPPLILVADDDKTMRLGVRQAMEQDGYQVIEAHDGNTCLSVFERVRPDVVLLDAIMPAIDGFTCCRRIQEMSGIRRTPVLMITGLEDQDSVDKAFSVGAVDYITKPIHWAVLRQRVKRLIQQVRLYQQLETANHELQRLAAIDSLTQVANRRRFDEYLQQEWQRMLREQLPLSLILCDIDCFKLYNDTYGHQAGDDCLRQVAQVIQNAAKRAIDLPARYGGEEFAVILPNTDQEGAILVAQDIQTGVKNLQISHTASKVCDTVTVSLGVSNTIPSVITSPELLINAADKALYQAKAEGRDRYCTCLS, encoded by the coding sequence ATGCCAGAAATGATGCCCTCTTTCCATAATCCCCCGCTAATCTTAGTCGCAGATGATGATAAAACAATGCGGCTCGGTGTGCGTCAAGCGATGGAGCAAGATGGCTATCAAGTAATTGAGGCACACGATGGCAATACCTGTCTGAGTGTGTTCGAGCGGGTTCGCCCGGATGTGGTCTTGCTCGATGCCATTATGCCTGCGATCGATGGCTTTACCTGCTGCCGTCGCATTCAAGAAATGAGTGGAATACGTCGTACTCCGGTTCTGATGATCACAGGACTGGAAGACCAAGATTCAGTGGATAAAGCCTTTTCAGTTGGAGCGGTTGATTACATCACGAAGCCGATTCACTGGGCAGTATTGCGGCAGCGCGTGAAACGATTGATTCAGCAAGTTCGCCTTTATCAACAGCTTGAGACGGCGAATCATGAACTGCAACGATTAGCCGCGATCGATAGCCTGACTCAGGTCGCAAATCGCCGCAGATTTGACGAGTATTTACAGCAAGAATGGCAGCGAATGTTGCGCGAACAGTTGCCGTTGTCGTTGATTTTGTGCGATATCGATTGCTTTAAGCTCTATAACGATACGTATGGGCATCAAGCGGGCGATGATTGCTTACGCCAAGTCGCACAGGTCATTCAGAATGCGGCAAAAAGAGCGATCGATTTACCTGCCAGATACGGGGGTGAAGAATTTGCCGTCATTTTGCCTAATACGGATCAAGAAGGCGCAATTTTAGTTGCACAGGATATTCAGACCGGGGTGAAGAATTTGCAAATTTCTCACACGGCTTCCAAGGTCTGCGACACGGTGACAGTGAGCCTAGGAGTATCCAACACGATTCCGAGTGTGATTACGTCTCCAGAGTTGTTGATCAACGCAGCAGATAAAGCGTTGTATCAAGCAAAGGCGGAAGGACGCGATCGCTATTGCACGTGTCTGAGCTAG